In Paenibacillus guangzhouensis, a single window of DNA contains:
- a CDS encoding type IA DNA topoisomerase, producing the protein MKTLVIAEKPDMGRTIAAVMEPKGKNNRTYIEGERYIITWAIGHLVGLAEPDLYDDKYKKWNFADLPIIPDHFKIIANAKTKDQLKVIGELAKRCNHLVNACDAGREGQYIFALIQQYLKLHQPVERLWISDLTAETIRDGFASLRAGADFENLTLAARSRSEADWLIGMNASRAFTTKHRNLLSVGRVQTPVLALIYDRQKEIEAFDSLTFYDCIADFAQPESTYQGTWQGERMTSKEVADALAAKVKDKPATVTSYDVKETKEYPYKLYDLTLLQRDANAKFGFSAKKTLDLAQALYEKHKVISYPRTNSNYVTEQNIEPMHKTLHMLKSTSYKEYAEGAKPSLVHVNNKSVCNPSKVEDHHAILPTLKRPGTLAPDEQKIYDLVVRRFLTQFYPPAEYKQHTLLTEVEGETFKTNVKELLFIGWKAVVSDEPKGKSGSKSKGKGSAGKDGEEEEPEELTTEPFQVDPNAETNCVEATIKEKNTQPPKAYTEGTLLKAMESAGKQIENEELRDAMKDAGLGTPATRAATIERLKHVGYIVMQGKRITVTQKGRMAIELIRHAGVDLLTSPDMTGQWERRLNQISKGEASNERFMENVKKFTTFIIDKVRMQRPVSKEAFGDPNEPSKQAKGKSPRKTERKSSGGASSASASEAKDSNAAGALTLEPIGPCPREGCGGSIIMGRKGYGCNHFKEGCKFVIWKSSLGKTMTDTMIRALLTKGTTQPLSFKEDDGTTFKARMILVNPETGELKIERT; encoded by the coding sequence GTGAAGACGTTAGTCATTGCCGAGAAGCCGGATATGGGGCGAACCATTGCCGCTGTCATGGAGCCGAAAGGCAAGAATAATCGAACGTATATTGAAGGGGAGCGATATATTATTACGTGGGCGATCGGGCATCTGGTAGGACTTGCAGAGCCTGATTTGTATGATGATAAATATAAGAAATGGAATTTCGCCGATTTGCCGATTATTCCGGATCACTTCAAGATTATCGCAAATGCCAAGACGAAAGATCAGTTGAAGGTTATCGGCGAGCTTGCCAAACGATGTAATCATCTGGTTAACGCATGCGATGCGGGGCGTGAAGGACAGTATATTTTTGCACTCATCCAGCAGTATTTGAAGCTTCACCAGCCGGTGGAACGGCTCTGGATTTCGGATTTGACGGCGGAGACGATTCGCGATGGTTTTGCGTCTCTTCGGGCGGGGGCAGATTTCGAGAATCTGACGCTCGCTGCAAGATCACGGAGTGAAGCGGACTGGCTGATTGGGATGAATGCATCCCGTGCGTTTACGACCAAGCATCGTAACTTGCTGTCTGTTGGACGTGTTCAGACCCCGGTGCTTGCGCTGATCTATGACCGGCAGAAAGAGATTGAAGCTTTTGATTCGCTTACCTTCTATGACTGTATCGCCGATTTCGCTCAGCCGGAATCGACCTATCAAGGGACATGGCAAGGCGAACGAATGACCTCGAAGGAGGTCGCTGATGCGTTAGCAGCGAAGGTGAAGGACAAGCCTGCGACCGTGACGAGCTATGATGTGAAAGAAACGAAAGAATATCCTTATAAGCTGTATGATTTGACATTGCTGCAGCGGGACGCGAACGCGAAATTCGGCTTCTCAGCGAAGAAGACCTTGGACTTAGCGCAAGCGTTGTATGAGAAACACAAGGTCATTTCTTACCCAAGGACGAACTCGAACTATGTCACAGAGCAGAACATCGAGCCGATGCATAAGACGTTACATATGCTCAAATCGACGTCGTATAAGGAATATGCAGAAGGGGCGAAGCCGTCGCTTGTGCATGTGAATAATAAATCGGTCTGTAATCCAAGTAAAGTCGAAGACCACCATGCCATTCTTCCAACACTGAAGCGGCCAGGAACGCTCGCACCTGATGAACAGAAAATTTACGATCTGGTCGTACGCCGCTTTCTCACGCAGTTCTACCCGCCTGCGGAATATAAGCAGCATACGCTGCTGACAGAGGTTGAAGGGGAGACGTTCAAGACGAACGTGAAGGAGCTGCTCTTCATTGGCTGGAAAGCGGTCGTGTCAGATGAGCCTAAAGGCAAATCAGGCAGCAAATCAAAAGGCAAAGGTTCGGCAGGTAAGGATGGGGAAGAGGAAGAGCCGGAAGAATTAACGACAGAGCCCTTCCAGGTTGACCCGAATGCGGAGACGAATTGCGTTGAGGCGACGATCAAAGAGAAGAACACGCAGCCGCCTAAAGCTTATACCGAGGGAACACTGCTGAAAGCGATGGAGAGCGCCGGGAAGCAGATCGAGAATGAAGAGCTGCGGGATGCAATGAAAGATGCGGGTCTAGGCACACCTGCGACAAGAGCGGCAACGATTGAACGACTGAAGCATGTTGGTTACATCGTGATGCAGGGCAAGCGGATTACCGTGACGCAGAAAGGCAGAATGGCGATCGAGCTTATACGTCATGCTGGCGTTGATCTATTAACTTCGCCGGACATGACAGGTCAATGGGAACGACGGTTGAACCAAATCTCCAAAGGGGAAGCATCGAACGAACGCTTTATGGAGAACGTGAAGAAGTTTACGACGTTCATTATTGATAAGGTTCGGATGCAGCGACCGGTCTCAAAGGAGGCATTCGGTGACCCGAATGAGCCGTCCAAGCAGGCGAAGGGGAAATCCCCCCGTAAGACGGAACGTAAGTCATCGGGCGGTGCATCAAGCGCTTCGGCATCCGAAGCCAAGGATTCGAATGCCGCAGGGGCATTGACTCTTGAGCCGATAGGTCCTTGTCCGCGAGAAGGTTGTGGCGGCTCCATTATTATGGGGCGTAAAGGCTATGGCTGCAATCACTTTAAGGAAGGCTGTAAATTCGTGATCTGGAAGTCAAGCTTAGGCAAGACAATGACAGACACGATGATTCGCGCTCTACTCACCAAAGGCACGACCCAGCCGTTGTCCTTCAAGGAGGACGATGGTACGACATTTAAGGCTCGTATGATTCTTGTGAACC
- a CDS encoding glutamate synthase subunit beta: MSTPTGFMEITRQLPADRDPVERIKDWEEFHLHLSDEELRSQGARCMDCGTPYCHTGMELSSGTSGCPVNNLIPEWNSLIYRDQWRDALDRLHKTNNFPEFTGRVCPAPCEGACTVGLIGSPVTIKNIENSIIERGFDEGWIVPQPPLTRTGKRVAIVGSGPAGLAAAAQLNKAGHEVTVYERADRIGGLLTYGIPTMKLDKKVVERRVQILEAEGIKFVTNTEIGKNISSQQLVDEFDAVVLCGGATKPREFNIEGRELKGVHYAMDYLNGTIKSYLDSNLEDGNYISAKDQDVIVIGGGDTGTDCVATALRHGCRSVTQFGTHAKAPLTRDPIANPWPQFPNVYTLDYAQEEAKALYGNDPREFSIMTTKFVGDEDGNVKELHTVQIERIVDETGRKIYQPIPGTERVFPASLVLIAIGFDGPESTIIDQLQLEQDRRSNVKAEYGKYQTSTAKVFAAGDMRRGQSLVVWAINEGREAAREVDKFLMGSSLLP, translated from the coding sequence ATGTCAACACCGACAGGATTTATGGAGATTACAAGGCAGCTTCCGGCAGATCGGGATCCGGTAGAACGGATTAAAGACTGGGAAGAATTTCATTTGCACTTATCAGACGAAGAGCTGCGCAGCCAAGGCGCGCGTTGTATGGATTGCGGTACGCCGTATTGTCATACGGGCATGGAGCTTAGCAGCGGAACTTCGGGTTGTCCGGTGAACAATTTGATACCAGAGTGGAATAGCTTGATTTATCGTGATCAGTGGAGAGATGCGCTAGATCGCTTGCATAAGACGAATAACTTTCCTGAGTTTACGGGTCGCGTGTGCCCCGCACCATGTGAGGGGGCTTGTACGGTAGGGCTCATCGGCAGCCCAGTAACGATCAAGAATATTGAGAACAGCATTATCGAACGCGGATTTGACGAAGGTTGGATCGTGCCTCAGCCGCCGCTTACGCGTACAGGGAAACGTGTGGCAATTGTCGGTTCTGGTCCTGCTGGACTTGCAGCTGCAGCACAACTGAACAAAGCAGGCCACGAAGTGACGGTGTACGAGCGTGCGGATCGCATTGGTGGGCTCTTAACGTACGGTATTCCAACCATGAAGCTGGACAAGAAGGTTGTCGAGCGCCGTGTTCAAATCTTGGAAGCGGAAGGCATCAAGTTCGTAACCAACACGGAAATCGGCAAAAATATTTCTTCACAGCAGCTAGTTGATGAATTCGATGCCGTCGTACTGTGCGGCGGGGCGACGAAACCGCGTGAATTCAACATTGAGGGGCGCGAGCTGAAGGGCGTTCATTACGCGATGGATTACTTGAACGGAACGATCAAGAGCTACTTGGACTCCAATCTGGAGGATGGCAACTACATTTCGGCTAAGGACCAAGACGTTATCGTGATCGGTGGCGGCGATACAGGGACGGACTGTGTTGCGACGGCACTACGCCATGGTTGCCGCAGCGTAACGCAATTCGGTACGCATGCGAAGGCACCGCTCACACGCGATCCGATCGCAAACCCTTGGCCGCAATTCCCGAACGTGTACACGCTCGATTATGCGCAAGAGGAAGCAAAGGCGTTGTATGGGAACGATCCTCGCGAATTCTCGATCATGACGACGAAGTTCGTCGGCGATGAAGACGGTAACGTAAAGGAACTTCACACCGTACAAATCGAGCGGATCGTTGATGAGACGGGGCGTAAAATCTATCAACCGATTCCAGGCACAGAGCGTGTCTTCCCGGCGTCGCTTGTGCTCATTGCGATCGGGTTCGACGGACCGGAGTCGACGATCATCGACCAGCTGCAATTAGAGCAAGACCGCCGTTCCAACGTCAAAGCGGAATATGGTAAATATCAGACGAGCACGGCGAAAGTATTCGCTGCCGGCGATATGCGCCGCGGTCAGAGTTTGGTCGTCTGGGCGATTAACGAAGGGCGCGAAGCTGCGCGTGAAGTCGACAAATTCTTGATGGGCTCTTCCCTTTTGCCGTAA
- a CDS encoding dihydrofolate reductase: protein MGLSFVWAMDQNRVIGVDNKLPWRLPSDMAYFRRVTMGKTVLMGRKTYESIGKPLPNRRNVILTRNKDFEAPGCEVIHTFDEVKRLAAHEEIMVIGGAEIYKQLLPIADRLHITEIGASFEGDAFFPEFSMEDWKVVERTQGVVDEKNLYPHEFVVYERLSKS from the coding sequence ATGGGATTATCATTTGTATGGGCCATGGATCAGAATCGCGTGATCGGGGTGGACAACAAGCTGCCATGGCGTCTGCCATCCGATATGGCTTATTTTAGACGCGTCACGATGGGGAAGACCGTCCTCATGGGCCGCAAGACGTACGAGTCCATCGGCAAGCCGCTCCCCAATCGCCGAAACGTTATATTAACGCGGAACAAGGATTTTGAAGCGCCCGGATGCGAAGTGATCCATACCTTTGATGAGGTGAAGCGCCTAGCGGCGCACGAAGAGATCATGGTCATCGGCGGCGCCGAAATCTACAAGCAGCTGCTCCCGATTGCCGATCGTCTTCACATCACAGAGATCGGGGCATCATTCGAAGGGGATGCTTTTTTTCCTGAATTCTCTATGGAAGATTGGAAGGTTGTCGAGCGTACGCAAGGCGTTGTGGATGAGAAAAATCTCTATCCGCACGAATTCGTGGTCTACGAGAGATTGTCCAAATCATAG
- the thyA gene encoding thymidylate synthase, translated as MRNYLDLLQDILDHGEKKEDRTGTGTISVFGRQLRFDLSQGFPLMTTKKLHLKSIVHELLWFLKGDTNIQYLKENGVTIWDEWADEDGNLGPVYGSQWRNWEAKDGRTIDQIANVIHQIKHNPDSRRILVSAWNVGEIDKMKLPPCHLLFQFYVANGKLSCMLTMRSVDTFLGLPFNIASYALLTHMIAQQCDLEVGEFVWSGGDVHIYSNHFEQVERQLSREPFPLPKLIIKRKPESIFDYTYDDFEFEGYQHHPGIKAPVAI; from the coding sequence TTGAGAAACTATTTAGATTTACTACAAGATATTCTAGATCATGGTGAGAAGAAAGAAGACCGTACAGGCACAGGAACCATCTCCGTTTTCGGCCGTCAGCTTCGCTTCGATTTGTCCCAAGGATTCCCGCTTATGACAACGAAAAAACTTCATCTTAAATCGATTGTGCATGAACTGTTGTGGTTCCTGAAAGGCGATACCAACATTCAATATTTGAAGGAAAACGGCGTTACAATCTGGGACGAATGGGCCGATGAAGATGGCAATTTGGGACCTGTCTACGGTTCGCAGTGGCGCAATTGGGAAGCAAAAGATGGACGTACGATTGACCAAATTGCGAATGTCATTCATCAGATTAAGCATAATCCTGATTCACGACGTATCCTCGTCAGCGCGTGGAACGTAGGCGAAATCGACAAAATGAAGCTGCCGCCATGCCACTTATTGTTCCAATTCTACGTGGCGAACGGAAAGTTATCTTGCATGTTAACGATGCGTTCGGTAGATACATTCCTAGGCTTGCCGTTTAATATTGCAAGTTATGCTTTATTGACGCATATGATTGCGCAGCAATGCGATTTAGAGGTTGGCGAATTCGTATGGTCGGGCGGCGATGTCCACATCTATTCGAACCACTTCGAACAAGTAGAACGTCAATTGTCCCGCGAGCCATTCCCGTTGCCGAAGCTAATCATTAAACGCAAGCCGGAGTCTATCTTTGATTATACGTATGACGACTTTGAGTTCGAGGGTTATCAGCACCATCCTGGAATCAAAGCGCCAGTAGCGATCTAG
- a CDS encoding acyl-CoA thioesterase has protein sequence MEPKYVRESRSILTQLVFPSDTNMHGTMFGGIVMEYIDKISAIASMRHARKPAVTASSDSLDFLAPIRVGEAIELEAFVTWTHKSSMEVYVKVTAENLLTGERKLTVTSFMTFVAVDENGKSTPVPPIIPETEEEKRLYESAQERYDQRKLRRHKSK, from the coding sequence ATGGAACCAAAATATGTCCGCGAATCACGTTCAATCCTGACACAACTCGTATTTCCATCGGATACGAACATGCATGGCACTATGTTCGGCGGCATTGTCATGGAATACATCGATAAGATTAGCGCCATTGCGAGTATGCGTCATGCACGGAAACCGGCGGTTACGGCATCAAGCGATAGTCTTGATTTTCTAGCCCCGATCCGAGTGGGGGAAGCGATTGAACTGGAAGCATTCGTCACGTGGACACATAAGAGCTCAATGGAAGTTTACGTGAAGGTGACTGCTGAGAACTTGTTAACAGGAGAACGCAAATTAACGGTAACGTCCTTTATGACCTTTGTTGCTGTGGATGAGAACGGAAAATCTACACCTGTTCCGCCGATTATTCCAGAGACAGAGGAAGAGAAGAGACTGTACGAATCGGCGCAAGAACGTTATGACCAACGCAAACTTAGAAGACATAAATCGAAGTAG
- the lpdA gene encoding dihydrolipoyl dehydrogenase — MVVGDASLEIDTVVIGAGPGGYVAAIRAAQLGQSVLIVDKSEWGGVCLNRGCIPSKALISAAHQYETVQNASSMGITMENVKVDYSKVQEFKRGVVSKLTGGVAGLLKGNKVQMFKGEAMFINENEVRVFNDQEAPRYKFKNCIIATGSRPIELKPFPYGGRILSSTEALELPEIPKSLIVIGGGYIGAELSQMFSKFGTKVTIIEGADMVLPGFDKDLTQLVSKNMKKHGFEIFTKAQAQSATQTDKDVTVKFTVDGKEQEVTADYLLVTVGRRPNTDGELGLDMIGVKMTDRGLIEVDHQGRTSVPHIFAIGDIVPGLALAHKASYEGKVAAEAIAGMPSVVDYKCIPAVCFTDPECSSVGYNETEAKEKGIKVKVGKFAYAGNGRALSLNGAEGFVKIVADAETGLVLGGQIVGIEASNLISEVALAIENALTLEDIALTIHAHPTLGELVMEAAEVALGHPIHAIVR, encoded by the coding sequence ATGGTAGTAGGAGATGCTTCATTAGAAATTGATACAGTCGTAATCGGTGCAGGTCCTGGTGGTTATGTCGCTGCGATTCGTGCAGCACAACTTGGACAAAGCGTATTGATCGTGGATAAATCCGAGTGGGGCGGCGTGTGCTTGAACCGCGGATGTATTCCTTCCAAAGCGTTGATCTCTGCAGCGCATCAATATGAAACAGTTCAAAACGCTTCTTCCATGGGTATCACAATGGAGAACGTCAAAGTGGACTACTCGAAAGTGCAAGAATTCAAACGTGGTGTCGTTAGCAAATTGACTGGCGGCGTAGCAGGTCTTCTTAAAGGAAACAAAGTACAAATGTTCAAAGGTGAAGCAATGTTCATCAACGAGAACGAAGTACGCGTGTTCAATGATCAAGAAGCGCCACGTTACAAATTCAAAAACTGTATTATCGCAACAGGTTCCCGTCCAATCGAGCTTAAGCCGTTCCCTTACGGCGGCCGCATCTTGTCTTCGACAGAAGCGTTGGAATTGCCTGAAATTCCTAAGAGCTTGATCGTTATCGGCGGTGGCTACATCGGCGCTGAGCTTAGCCAAATGTTCTCGAAATTCGGTACAAAAGTAACGATCATCGAGGGTGCAGACATGGTATTGCCTGGCTTCGATAAAGACTTGACGCAACTTGTGTCGAAGAACATGAAGAAACACGGTTTCGAAATCTTCACGAAAGCACAAGCACAAAGCGCTACACAAACTGACAAAGACGTAACTGTGAAATTCACAGTAGACGGTAAAGAACAAGAAGTTACAGCTGACTACTTGCTCGTTACAGTAGGACGTCGTCCAAATACTGACGGAGAGCTTGGCCTTGACATGATCGGCGTGAAAATGACTGATCGTGGCTTGATCGAAGTTGACCATCAAGGTCGCACAAGCGTTCCTCACATCTTCGCTATCGGGGACATCGTTCCTGGCCTAGCTCTTGCGCACAAAGCTTCTTATGAAGGTAAAGTGGCAGCAGAAGCGATTGCAGGAATGCCTAGCGTTGTGGATTACAAATGTATCCCAGCGGTATGTTTCACAGATCCAGAATGCTCCAGCGTTGGGTATAACGAAACAGAAGCAAAAGAAAAAGGCATCAAAGTTAAAGTGGGTAAATTCGCGTATGCGGGTAACGGCCGTGCATTGTCCTTGAACGGTGCAGAAGGTTTCGTTAAAATCGTAGCGGATGCTGAGACAGGTCTTGTTCTTGGTGGGCAAATCGTCGGTATCGAAGCTTCGAACTTGATCTCGGAAGTCGCTCTTGCGATCGAGAACGCATTGACGCTTGAAGATATCGCTCTAACAATCCATGCGCATCCAACATTGGGTGAGCTTGTAATGGAAGCAGCAGAAGTGGCACTCGGCCACCCAATCCACGCTATCGTTCGTTAA
- a CDS encoding dihydrolipoamide acetyltransferase family protein — protein MARFEYLFPELGEGLHEGEIIKMHIKPGDTITDEDIIMEVQNDKAIVEVPSPVNGKVLEVLTKDGQVCHMGQVVAIIDAEGDIPEQAAPAESAAAPAPAAAEAPAAAAAPQAAAAPVAAPNKEVLATPSVRKFAREQGVDIATVNGTGKNGKVTREDVQAFANGGAPVAVATPAAAATETAAAAAANVAVTANGEEERVPFKGIRKAISNAMVKSAYTAPHVTIMDEVDVTELVAFRTRMKPVFEKKGVKVTYLPFIVKALVAACRQFPAMNAMIDEANNEIVYKKYYNIGIATDTDSGLIVPVIKDADRRNIWTVASDIKDLATRGRDGKLGPNELKGSTITITNIGSAGGMFFTPIINFPEVAILGTGRISEKAVVKNGEIVAAPVMALSLSFDHRLIDGATAQNFMNYIKMLLANPDLLVMEV, from the coding sequence GTGGCTAGATTTGAATATCTGTTCCCAGAATTGGGCGAAGGCTTACACGAAGGCGAAATTATTAAAATGCACATTAAACCAGGTGATACCATCACAGATGAAGATATCATCATGGAAGTTCAGAACGATAAAGCGATTGTAGAAGTACCAAGCCCTGTTAACGGTAAAGTACTTGAAGTTCTTACAAAAGACGGTCAAGTATGCCACATGGGTCAAGTGGTAGCGATCATCGATGCAGAAGGCGACATTCCTGAGCAAGCAGCTCCAGCTGAATCTGCAGCAGCACCTGCTCCGGCAGCAGCTGAAGCACCAGCAGCAGCGGCAGCTCCTCAAGCGGCAGCAGCGCCAGTCGCAGCACCGAACAAAGAAGTACTTGCAACACCTAGCGTTCGCAAGTTCGCTCGTGAGCAAGGCGTTGACATTGCGACAGTGAACGGAACAGGTAAGAACGGCAAAGTTACTCGTGAAGATGTTCAAGCATTTGCTAACGGTGGAGCGCCAGTAGCAGTAGCAACGCCAGCGGCGGCAGCAACTGAAACTGCAGCGGCAGCAGCGGCTAACGTAGCAGTAACAGCGAACGGTGAAGAAGAGCGCGTGCCATTCAAAGGTATCCGTAAAGCGATCTCCAATGCGATGGTAAAATCGGCTTACACAGCTCCTCACGTTACAATCATGGACGAAGTTGACGTTACAGAATTGGTTGCATTCCGTACACGCATGAAACCAGTCTTTGAGAAGAAAGGCGTTAAAGTAACTTACTTGCCATTCATCGTTAAAGCACTCGTTGCAGCTTGCCGTCAATTCCCAGCGATGAACGCAATGATCGACGAAGCGAACAACGAAATTGTCTACAAAAAATACTACAACATCGGTATCGCAACAGATACAGACAGCGGCTTGATCGTGCCAGTTATCAAAGACGCAGATCGTCGTAACATCTGGACTGTAGCTAGCGACATCAAAGACCTTGCAACTCGCGGTCGTGACGGTAAACTTGGCCCGAACGAGTTGAAAGGAAGCACAATCACAATCACGAACATCGGATCCGCTGGCGGTATGTTCTTCACACCGATCATCAACTTCCCAGAAGTTGCAATCCTTGGTACAGGACGTATTTCCGAGAAAGCCGTTGTTAAAAATGGAGAGATCGTTGCTGCACCAGTGATGGCGTTGTCCCTAAGCTTCGACCATCGTCTAATCGACGGCGCGACAGCACAAAACTTCATGAACTACATCAAGATGTTGCTCGCTAACCCAGATCTATTAGTTATGGAGGTGTAA
- a CDS encoding alpha-ketoacid dehydrogenase subunit beta, with protein MAQMNMKEAIRDAIRVELKRDPNVLVFGEDVGHVGGVFRTTEGLQKEFGEERVFDTPLAESAIGGMAVGLGIQGFRPVAEIQFVGFIYEALDQICVQAARMRFRSGGRYNSPIVFRTPFGGGVKAAELHTDSLEGLLVQTPGIKVVVPSNPYDAKGLMIAAIRDNDPVFYMEHLNLYHAFRDEVPEGEYTVELGKANVVREGKDVTIIAYGLMVRTAMKAAEELEKSGISAEIIDLRTLMPLDIDTIVASIKKTNRAIVVQEAQKTSGVAAEVIAQINEKAILHLEAPVLRVSGPDTVFPFAQIEDQWLPNPARIIAGVNKVLNF; from the coding sequence ATGGCACAGATGAATATGAAAGAAGCAATTCGCGACGCGATTCGCGTTGAGTTAAAACGTGACCCAAATGTGTTAGTATTCGGTGAGGACGTAGGTCATGTTGGCGGCGTGTTCCGTACAACAGAAGGGTTACAAAAAGAGTTCGGTGAAGAGCGTGTATTCGATACACCACTTGCTGAATCCGCAATCGGCGGTATGGCTGTTGGTCTTGGTATCCAAGGCTTCCGTCCTGTCGCAGAAATTCAGTTCGTTGGTTTTATCTATGAAGCACTCGATCAAATCTGCGTTCAAGCAGCGCGCATGCGTTTCCGTTCTGGCGGCCGTTACAACTCGCCGATCGTATTCCGTACACCATTCGGTGGCGGCGTTAAAGCAGCTGAGCTTCACACAGATTCATTGGAAGGCTTGCTTGTTCAGACGCCTGGTATCAAAGTGGTTGTTCCTTCGAACCCTTACGATGCAAAAGGTCTGATGATCGCGGCAATCCGTGACAATGACCCTGTATTCTACATGGAACACTTGAACCTATACCATGCATTCCGTGATGAAGTGCCTGAAGGTGAATACACGGTTGAGCTTGGTAAAGCGAACGTGGTTCGTGAAGGTAAAGACGTAACAATTATTGCTTACGGCTTAATGGTTCGTACAGCGATGAAAGCTGCAGAAGAGCTTGAGAAATCCGGTATTTCTGCTGAGATCATCGACTTGCGCACATTGATGCCGCTGGATATCGATACAATCGTAGCTTCGATCAAGAAAACAAACCGTGCGATCGTCGTACAAGAAGCACAAAAAACTTCCGGTGTTGCCGCTGAAGTTATCGCACAAATCAACGAAAAAGCGATTTTGCACTTGGAAGCTCCGGTTCTCCGCGTTTCTGGTCCGGATACAGTATTCCCATTTGCACAAATCGAAGATCAATGGCTTCCTAACCCAGCGCGTATTATCGCAGGTGTCAATAAAGTACTTAACTTTTAA
- the pdhA gene encoding pyruvate dehydrogenase (acetyl-transferring) E1 component subunit alpha, which translates to MSKLSFEVKSEDVQALSVLSPDGEIINEEMMPSLTDEQLKEIMYRMVFTRTWDERAVNLGRQGRLGFYAPVSGQEASMVGSVYPLQKEDFVVPAYRDMPQIVWHGLPLYQAFLYSRGHQHGGQIPAGVNVLMPQIIIGAQILHAMGIAMGFKLKKQAQVAITYTGDGGSSEGDFYEGLNYAGAFKLPVIFFVQNNGYAITTPFAKQTAAQSIAHKALAAGIHGLQVDGMDVLAVIKAVQLSAERARQGEGATLIEALTYRFRPHSMADDTTKYRTKEEEAEWAIKDPLVRFGKYLEKKGLWNDEETARVKEEAKAKVNEEIKRAEQTEKMTVSGLIDSMFETTPQHLEEQKADFQ; encoded by the coding sequence ATGAGTAAGCTTTCTTTCGAAGTAAAGTCAGAAGATGTTCAAGCATTATCTGTACTTTCTCCTGATGGCGAAATTATTAACGAAGAAATGATGCCTTCTCTTACAGATGAGCAGTTAAAAGAAATTATGTACCGTATGGTATTTACTCGTACTTGGGACGAGCGTGCAGTTAACCTTGGTCGTCAAGGACGCCTTGGATTCTATGCTCCAGTATCCGGTCAAGAAGCTTCGATGGTAGGTAGCGTATACCCATTGCAAAAAGAAGACTTCGTTGTACCAGCATACCGTGATATGCCGCAAATCGTATGGCACGGTCTTCCGTTATACCAAGCATTCTTATACTCCCGCGGTCATCAACACGGCGGTCAAATCCCAGCTGGGGTTAACGTATTAATGCCGCAAATCATCATCGGTGCGCAAATCTTGCATGCGATGGGTATTGCTATGGGCTTCAAATTGAAAAAACAAGCACAAGTTGCAATCACATACACAGGTGATGGCGGTTCGTCCGAAGGCGACTTCTACGAAGGTCTGAACTACGCGGGCGCATTCAAATTGCCTGTTATTTTCTTCGTGCAAAATAACGGTTATGCGATCACAACACCATTTGCGAAGCAAACTGCAGCACAATCGATCGCACACAAAGCGCTTGCAGCTGGTATTCACGGTTTGCAAGTTGATGGTATGGACGTTCTTGCTGTTATCAAAGCGGTTCAACTCTCCGCAGAACGTGCTCGTCAAGGCGAAGGCGCGACATTGATCGAAGCATTGACTTACCGTTTCCGTCCGCATTCGATGGCGGATGATACAACAAAATATCGTACAAAAGAAGAAGAAGCTGAATGGGCAATCAAAGATCCTCTCGTTCGCTTTGGTAAATACCTTGAGAAAAAAGGTCTTTGGAACGATGAAGAAACAGCTCGCGTAAAAGAAGAAGCAAAAGCGAAAGTCAACGAAGAAATCAAACGCGCAGAGCAAACAGAGAAAATGACAGTTTCCGGCTTGATCGACAGCATGTTCGAGACAACGCCACAGCACTTGGAAGAGCAAAAAGCTGATTTCCAATAA